One genomic window of Natronorubrum aibiense includes the following:
- a CDS encoding polysaccharide deacetylase family protein, with translation MGSVVLSLDAELGWGFHDLADPPSDRVESGRRGWSVMLELLEEFDVPATWAVVGHLMLDSCDGTHTEHPTPEGWFERERGEWQDREDLRFGRDLVTDLLESDVDHEFASHTFSHVLFGHPQTDRELAAAELKRSIEVATEWDCSFESFIYPRNAVGHRDVLAEYGVSTYRGWTPNREGARAVFDSMVRDQSLLVEPYIDDYGLVNVPASLFLFGFEGPARTVAESIWEDPMVALARRGIDEAAANDGTFHMWLHPNNLTTERDDQRMRAILSYLERRRAEADLAVETMADVAQRVRHSRGVDGVSTRIDTQAKASWN, from the coding sequence GTGGGTAGTGTCGTTCTCTCCCTGGATGCCGAGCTCGGCTGGGGGTTTCACGATCTCGCGGATCCACCGTCCGACCGCGTCGAGTCGGGCCGTCGTGGCTGGTCTGTGATGCTCGAGTTGCTCGAGGAGTTCGACGTCCCGGCGACGTGGGCCGTCGTCGGCCACCTCATGCTCGATTCCTGCGACGGCACTCACACTGAGCACCCGACCCCAGAGGGCTGGTTCGAACGCGAACGCGGCGAGTGGCAGGACCGTGAGGATCTGCGGTTCGGACGCGACCTCGTTACCGACCTTCTTGAATCCGATGTCGACCACGAGTTCGCCAGTCACACGTTCTCGCACGTGCTGTTCGGCCACCCACAGACGGATCGCGAACTCGCCGCTGCTGAACTCAAGCGCAGCATCGAGGTCGCGACCGAGTGGGACTGTTCGTTCGAGTCGTTCATCTATCCGCGAAACGCCGTTGGGCACCGCGACGTCCTCGCCGAGTACGGCGTCTCCACCTACCGTGGGTGGACGCCGAACCGTGAGGGGGCACGTGCCGTGTTCGATTCGATGGTTCGCGACCAGTCACTGCTCGTTGAACCCTATATCGACGACTACGGGCTGGTGAACGTGCCAGCGTCGCTGTTTCTGTTCGGCTTCGAGGGTCCGGCCCGGACCGTCGCGGAGTCGATTTGGGAGGACCCGATGGTCGCGCTGGCTCGCCGCGGTATCGACGAGGCTGCGGCCAACGACGGCACGTTCCACATGTGGCTCCACCCGAACAACCTGACGACCGAACGGGACGACCAGCGCATGCGGGCGATTCTCTCCTATCTCGAGCGCCGACGGGCGGAGGCCGACCTCGCCGTCGAAACGATGGCCGACGTGGCCCAGCGAGTTCGGCACTCACGCGGTGTCGACGGCGTGTCAACACGGATCGATACGCAGGCCAAAGCGAGCTGGAACTGA
- a CDS encoding oligosaccharide flippase family protein, producing the protein MSVTEKIVHGVKVTFVSRAVNMTANGLLIYLLSSVLLDPNGYGLLFLTISIIGVVQLFGDLGLAGSAARYIAEFKESDPSQVPHVLSIALRYRLLLITGTVLAVVLTRDIVVTVLDEPGLELLLLAGAGLLAFRSLLTFSSLTFQGFNALKLSAVINIVNNLGRLALVVGFVTLGWGVVGALLGYVVGAAVAAVLGLGLLYVRYYRSYNIADAPEPGLRRRILEYSIPLTVSRSAGAISAQIDIILIGFFMNPVAVGFYTLGKQISEFVLAPAQSIGFAISPTFGEDKANSKLDRAARLYESTVQYVLLLYVPMTIGVFATAEPMILLVFGQEYAGAVPVIQVLSLFILVQSLTLVTTDVLDFLGRARMRAIAKGVSAVANLGLNILLIPVYGVVGAAVATVVTYSVYTMANLYIVHSELDLRVAYLGGVAIRTTAISSVMGLSVMMLAPHIAGIVSLASVILLGAAIWAILATASGLFDPKETFALLT; encoded by the coding sequence ATGTCTGTCACTGAGAAAATCGTTCACGGGGTGAAGGTGACATTCGTCTCCCGCGCCGTGAACATGACTGCCAACGGACTTCTCATTTACCTCCTTTCCAGCGTGTTGCTGGATCCAAACGGCTATGGACTCCTGTTTCTGACGATTTCGATTATCGGTGTCGTTCAACTGTTCGGCGATCTCGGGCTCGCAGGGTCTGCGGCGCGGTATATCGCCGAATTCAAGGAATCGGATCCGAGCCAGGTCCCCCACGTCCTGTCGATTGCGTTGCGGTATCGGCTTCTGTTGATCACTGGGACCGTTTTGGCGGTCGTGCTTACGCGAGATATTGTCGTGACTGTCCTCGACGAACCTGGACTCGAGTTGTTATTGCTTGCCGGGGCAGGATTACTCGCGTTCCGATCGTTATTAACTTTCAGCTCTTTGACTTTTCAAGGTTTCAATGCACTCAAACTGAGTGCCGTTATCAACATCGTGAACAACCTCGGGCGACTTGCACTCGTTGTCGGCTTCGTGACACTCGGATGGGGCGTCGTTGGTGCGCTTTTGGGATACGTAGTTGGGGCGGCCGTCGCCGCTGTTCTCGGTCTCGGTCTCCTTTACGTTCGGTACTATCGCTCGTACAATATCGCCGATGCGCCCGAGCCAGGACTCCGGCGCCGCATTCTCGAATACAGTATCCCGCTAACGGTCTCGCGAAGTGCAGGTGCTATCTCCGCGCAGATCGATATCATTCTGATCGGATTCTTCATGAATCCCGTAGCTGTGGGGTTCTACACGCTCGGTAAGCAAATCTCAGAATTCGTACTGGCACCTGCACAGTCGATTGGGTTCGCCATCTCTCCAACATTCGGAGAAGATAAAGCAAACAGTAAGCTGGATCGTGCCGCTAGACTCTACGAATCGACCGTCCAGTACGTGCTCCTCTTGTACGTCCCTATGACGATTGGTGTCTTCGCGACTGCGGAACCAATGATATTACTGGTGTTCGGGCAGGAGTACGCTGGCGCGGTTCCTGTGATCCAGGTACTCAGTCTCTTTATTCTTGTGCAGTCGCTCACGCTTGTTACGACTGATGTACTCGATTTCCTTGGGCGAGCTCGGATGCGGGCGATCGCGAAGGGAGTCAGTGCAGTCGCCAATCTAGGACTAAATATTCTTCTTATCCCAGTGTATGGCGTCGTCGGTGCGGCCGTAGCAACGGTGGTTACCTACAGCGTGTATACGATGGCAAATCTCTATATTGTCCATTCTGAACTTGACCTGCGGGTAGCGTACTTGGGAGGGGTGGCAATCAGGACTACTGCGATCTCATCGGTGATGGGGCTGAGCGTCATGATGCTTGCTCCACATATCGCCGGTATTGTCTCACTGGCCAGTGTGATTCTGCTGGGTGCCGCAATCTGGGCAATCCTGGCGACGGCTAGCGGCCTGTTCGATCCCAAAGAAACTTTCGCATTATTGACGTGA
- a CDS encoding alkaline phosphatase family protein, whose product MSRSSSTAERAFVLGFDGVPWNLIEQWSDEGELPNFARMRDDGASGTLESTQPATTPLAWPSIATGVWPDKHGIYGFQNLSSGYSHEMYTSHDLQQPALWEQVSPAHVGNVPMTYPAREIDGTMVTGMMTPSTDKAYTHPPELKSEIESRIPDYEISLDYPDYADRLDEFELAVDDMLANRRELMQLQMDEAGDDWRLFFFVYTAPDRFQHLIWDMDRLLAHYKKLDEILGEVMAYTDRHGADLYVVSDHGFGPIEELVYVNHFLEREGYLFREEDDGARGALASLGISRDRITGALDRLGISEEMIVSTLPRALVDSVAEQIPGDHALYDVDYDQTVAFVHGSGNCYVNDTGRFENGVVDPDQIPAIKAELTDLFESVTDDSGARMLDVFDGDDLFPTDDGSPDLIVNGRGVYEARNALTGEPTGDTGTYAASHRKEGIVLCRGPSVEAGATLRGARVVDIAPTLLHGIGEPVPKNADGRVLFDAFDEESTPAATKVERTGVSKTEHGEDVDDDFTDVEDRLKGLGYME is encoded by the coding sequence ATGAGCAGGTCCTCTTCGACAGCCGAGCGAGCGTTCGTGCTCGGTTTCGACGGCGTACCGTGGAATCTTATCGAACAGTGGAGCGACGAGGGTGAACTCCCGAACTTCGCCCGAATGCGCGACGACGGCGCCTCGGGGACCCTCGAGAGCACACAGCCCGCGACGACGCCACTCGCGTGGCCGTCGATCGCAACTGGAGTCTGGCCAGACAAACACGGCATCTACGGGTTCCAAAATCTCTCGTCGGGCTACTCCCACGAGATGTACACGAGCCACGATCTCCAACAACCGGCGCTCTGGGAACAGGTGTCGCCGGCCCACGTCGGCAACGTCCCGATGACCTATCCAGCCCGAGAGATCGATGGCACGATGGTGACGGGGATGATGACCCCGTCGACGGACAAAGCGTACACACATCCGCCGGAACTCAAGTCCGAAATCGAGTCGCGAATCCCCGACTACGAGATCAGTCTCGATTACCCCGACTACGCTGACAGGCTCGACGAGTTCGAGCTCGCCGTCGACGACATGCTCGCGAACCGCCGCGAACTCATGCAGTTGCAGATGGACGAGGCCGGCGACGACTGGCGGCTGTTCTTTTTCGTCTACACGGCCCCAGACCGCTTCCAGCACCTCATCTGGGACATGGATCGGCTTCTCGCCCACTACAAGAAACTCGACGAGATCTTAGGCGAGGTGATGGCGTATACGGATCGCCATGGCGCCGACCTCTACGTCGTCTCCGACCACGGGTTCGGCCCGATCGAGGAACTGGTCTACGTCAATCACTTCCTCGAGCGGGAAGGCTATCTGTTCCGGGAAGAAGACGACGGCGCTCGCGGCGCACTCGCGAGTCTCGGCATCTCGAGAGACCGCATCACGGGCGCGCTCGATCGCCTCGGCATCTCCGAGGAGATGATCGTCTCGACGCTTCCCCGGGCGCTCGTCGACTCGGTTGCCGAACAGATTCCGGGCGATCACGCGCTGTACGACGTCGACTACGATCAGACGGTCGCGTTCGTCCACGGTTCCGGCAACTGTTATGTAAACGACACTGGACGGTTCGAAAACGGTGTCGTCGATCCCGATCAGATTCCGGCGATCAAAGCCGAACTAACCGATCTGTTCGAGTCGGTGACGGACGACAGCGGCGCGCGGATGCTCGACGTCTTCGACGGCGACGACCTGTTCCCGACCGACGACGGGTCGCCGGATCTGATCGTCAACGGGCGAGGGGTCTACGAGGCTCGCAATGCACTGACTGGCGAGCCGACCGGCGACACCGGGACGTACGCAGCAAGTCACCGCAAAGAGGGAATCGTCCTCTGTCGTGGACCATCAGTCGAGGCCGGCGCAACGCTTCGCGGTGCACGCGTCGTCGACATCGCCCCGACCCTGCTACACGGCATCGGCGAACCCGTCCCGAAAAACGCAGACGGACGTGTGCTGTTCGACGCGTTCGACGAGGAGAGTACGCCCGCAGCGACCAAAGTCGAGCGAACGGGTGTCTCGAAAACCGAACACGGTGAAGACGTCGACGACGACTTTACCGACGTCGAGGACCGGCTGAAAGGACTCGGCTACATGGAGTGA
- a CDS encoding metal-dependent hydrolase has product MWPWEHAIVGYLAYSLFSRLYYRESPTGLAAFAAVFASVLPDLIDKPLAWEFGVFQAGYALGHSIFFAIPLAIVVGVLARAAGRTPAGIAFGLGYLLHLPSDVLDGYLRGGHAYPELMLWPVETVSTNDHSQGFLEQFSRLFGQYQQDLLAGELSTYIWLQLGLAALAALVWLADGAPVLRECFLGGKRFVVSRIPSNSRSERPSNQRK; this is encoded by the coding sequence ATGTGGCCATGGGAGCACGCGATCGTCGGCTATCTCGCCTACTCACTGTTCAGTCGGCTCTACTACCGAGAGTCGCCGACCGGGCTCGCGGCGTTTGCGGCCGTGTTCGCGTCGGTTCTCCCGGATCTCATCGATAAGCCGCTGGCCTGGGAGTTCGGCGTGTTTCAAGCGGGGTATGCGCTTGGGCACTCGATTTTCTTCGCGATTCCGCTCGCGATCGTCGTCGGCGTGCTGGCTCGAGCAGCCGGGCGGACACCCGCTGGGATCGCGTTCGGGCTCGGCTATCTGTTGCACTTGCCATCGGACGTGCTCGACGGCTACCTCCGAGGCGGGCACGCGTATCCCGAACTGATGCTCTGGCCCGTCGAGACGGTCAGCACGAACGACCACAGTCAGGGCTTTCTCGAGCAGTTTTCGCGGCTGTTCGGCCAGTACCAGCAGGACCTACTGGCGGGCGAGCTATCGACGTACATCTGGCTGCAACTCGGGCTGGCAGCGCTCGCAGCGCTCGTCTGGCTCGCGGACGGAGCCCCCGTTTTGCGAGAGTGTTTCCTCGGTGGAAAACGGTTCGTCGTGAGTCGGATTCCCAGCAACAGTCGGTCTGAGAGACCATCCAATCAACGGAAATAG
- the wecB gene encoding non-hydrolyzing UDP-N-acetylglucosamine 2-epimerase, which translates to MDILSIVGARPQFVKAAAVSQQLRGEHDELLVHTGQHYDAELSEVFFDELALPEPEFHLGVGSDSHARQTAAMMTELERIVDDELPDVILVYGDTNSTLAGALVAAKSPSSPVLAHVEAGLRSHDWSMPEEVNRRLTDHCSDLLFTPGPHAKATLEQEGITDGVFITGDVMYDTLLQIRDELHTNGVDAGDVPDEYVLATVHRAKNTDNRDRLEAIIDAFDRLDTPVVFPAHPRTVAALHEYGLWDRATTATDVIDPVNYGRFITLVEGANCVATDSGGVQKEAFYLDTPCVTLRETTEWMETVDAGWNALVGANTTQIVDAVRAAADPPAKPDLYGSGNAATRIVRHLEQQVES; encoded by the coding sequence ATGGACATCCTGTCGATCGTCGGTGCCAGACCGCAGTTCGTCAAGGCAGCGGCCGTCTCACAGCAGTTGCGAGGCGAGCACGACGAACTGCTCGTTCACACCGGCCAACACTACGATGCCGAACTCTCCGAGGTGTTTTTCGACGAACTCGCCCTGCCGGAGCCGGAGTTTCACCTCGGTGTCGGCTCCGACTCTCACGCCCGCCAGACCGCCGCGATGATGACCGAGTTAGAACGGATCGTCGACGACGAATTGCCCGACGTAATCCTCGTGTACGGCGACACCAACTCGACGCTCGCGGGCGCGCTCGTGGCGGCGAAATCGCCGTCGTCCCCGGTGCTCGCCCACGTCGAAGCCGGCTTGCGATCCCACGACTGGTCGATGCCTGAGGAGGTGAATCGACGGCTCACCGATCACTGCTCCGATCTGCTGTTTACCCCCGGACCCCACGCGAAAGCGACCCTCGAGCAGGAGGGAATTACCGACGGCGTGTTCATCACGGGCGACGTGATGTACGATACGCTCCTCCAGATTCGCGACGAACTCCACACGAACGGGGTCGACGCGGGCGACGTTCCCGACGAGTACGTCCTCGCGACGGTCCACCGCGCCAAGAACACGGACAACCGGGATCGACTCGAGGCGATCATCGACGCGTTCGACCGACTCGACACCCCGGTAGTCTTCCCCGCCCACCCGCGGACGGTCGCCGCACTGCACGAATACGGGCTCTGGGACCGTGCGACGACCGCGACCGACGTCATCGACCCTGTCAACTACGGTCGGTTCATCACGCTCGTCGAGGGAGCCAACTGCGTCGCGACGGACTCCGGCGGCGTCCAGAAGGAGGCGTTCTACCTGGACACGCCCTGTGTGACCCTTCGTGAGACGACGGAGTGGATGGAAACCGTCGACGCCGGGTGGAACGCACTCGTCGGCGCGAACACGACACAGATCGTCGACGCCGTCCGCGCCGCCGCCGATCCACCGGCAAAGCCCGACCTCTACGGCAGTGGCAACGCGGCGACGCGAATCGTCCGCCACCTCGAGCAACAGGTCGAGTCGTAA
- a CDS encoding prenyltransferase/squalene oxidase repeat-containing protein: MQSQTSPESDGQAASSWYPRDIEHYVSVLDSTLAYARRRDYTGPDYGDGMSSQLLQALPFENRVLNLVVQEVVKRTPVDVRPLLRVEHRRNYKGAALFAMANLNYYDFASHRGEVDDLAFDPVAEADRLAKWLLEKQITGYSGFCGGHRHEIQHFHTKGMPSDPDIVSTAYAVKALLRATEHGLGDEYADIARTATAFLVEDLNYREVEEGAKIDYHMNHPEDSYTVNAAALGAGMLIDLYEHFGDEELHERATKILDHIAANQTDVGGWPYRLPASASHLSMDSHHNGFVIEAFQRYRDVVDADRYAETLADALEFYRTDLFELDGAPNFDEANAYPRDIHASTQGMLVFAREGDLEFAERILRWVLANLQVEEGQFYYRKYRHHTKRVTLMRWCQGWMSYALSTFLLAIHDRADEQSSVETERERVSLRS, translated from the coding sequence ATGCAGTCGCAAACGTCTCCCGAGTCGGACGGACAGGCCGCGTCATCCTGGTATCCTCGAGATATCGAGCACTACGTTTCGGTTCTCGATTCGACCCTCGCGTACGCCCGTCGTCGGGACTACACAGGTCCGGATTACGGAGACGGAATGAGTAGCCAGCTCCTGCAGGCATTGCCGTTCGAAAATCGCGTGCTCAATCTGGTCGTCCAGGAAGTCGTCAAACGCACGCCGGTCGACGTCAGACCGCTGTTACGCGTCGAGCACCGGCGAAACTACAAGGGAGCGGCGCTGTTCGCGATGGCTAATCTCAACTACTACGACTTCGCGAGTCACCGCGGCGAGGTCGACGACCTCGCGTTCGATCCAGTCGCCGAAGCCGACCGACTCGCCAAATGGCTCCTCGAGAAACAGATCACGGGATACAGCGGCTTCTGTGGCGGTCACCGACACGAAATCCAACACTTCCACACGAAAGGCATGCCGAGCGATCCGGATATCGTCTCGACGGCGTACGCGGTCAAAGCGCTCTTGCGGGCCACGGAGCACGGCCTCGGCGACGAGTACGCCGACATCGCCCGCACGGCGACGGCGTTTCTGGTCGAGGATCTGAACTACCGGGAAGTCGAGGAGGGGGCGAAGATCGACTACCACATGAACCATCCCGAGGACTCCTACACGGTCAACGCGGCCGCACTGGGGGCCGGGATGCTCATCGACCTCTACGAGCACTTCGGCGACGAGGAACTCCACGAGCGGGCGACGAAGATCCTCGATCACATCGCAGCCAACCAGACCGACGTGGGCGGCTGGCCGTACCGGCTGCCCGCATCGGCGTCACACCTCTCGATGGACAGTCACCACAACGGGTTCGTGATCGAGGCGTTCCAGCGCTACCGCGACGTCGTCGATGCGGACCGATACGCCGAGACACTCGCGGACGCGCTCGAGTTCTACCGAACCGACCTGTTCGAACTCGACGGCGCGCCGAACTTCGACGAAGCGAACGCCTATCCACGCGACATCCACGCCAGCACGCAAGGAATGTTAGTTTTCGCGCGCGAGGGCGACCTCGAGTTTGCCGAACGAATCCTTCGGTGGGTGCTCGCGAACCTCCAAGTCGAGGAGGGGCAGTTTTACTACCGGAAGTATCGCCACCACACGAAGCGAGTGACGCTGATGCGGTGGTGTCAGGGGTGGATGTCGTACGCGCTGTCGACGTTCCTGCTGGCGATCCACGATCGAGCAGACGAACAGTCGAGCGTGGAGACTGAACGCGAACGGGTGTCGCTGCGCTCATGA
- a CDS encoding DUF354 domain-containing protein — MNYLFFTNTPAHVHLYKHAVRRLRDRGHEVLVLARDYTCTVDLLEWYDLPYVVYGVCGTSKGSLLSRLPAHYARAITHARRFDPDLVFGMGGYAAHTGAVTRTPTVLLIDSEPASFDHTISTPFARTILTPNTFRKDLGENHYVFTGFKECAYLHPETYESDSSVRERLGLEADEPYALLRLNAFGSQHDVGKRGLTDEDCRRLVDRIGDDVTVLVSDEGGDADLEGLSARSFDLHPALMHDALAEADLLVADTQTMVTEAALLGTPAIRSNSFVGDDDMGNFVELENRGLIHNVASADAILDRAVPLLEADDTAQTWQRRRNALLAEKVNLTDVIVDVALNLGAVDDLERLEQFGQTPESEPATSVGVGGD; from the coding sequence ATGAACTACCTGTTTTTCACGAACACCCCGGCACACGTCCACCTGTACAAACACGCGGTTCGACGGCTGCGCGACCGCGGCCACGAAGTCCTCGTTCTCGCTCGAGATTACACCTGCACGGTCGACTTGCTCGAGTGGTACGATCTGCCCTACGTGGTCTACGGTGTCTGTGGAACGTCGAAAGGCTCGTTGTTGAGTCGCCTGCCGGCCCACTACGCTCGGGCGATCACGCACGCTCGACGATTCGATCCGGACCTCGTCTTCGGCATGGGCGGGTACGCAGCACATACCGGCGCGGTAACGCGAACGCCGACGGTGTTGTTGATCGATTCCGAGCCTGCGTCGTTCGATCACACGATTTCGACGCCCTTCGCGCGTACTATCCTCACACCGAATACGTTCCGGAAGGATCTGGGCGAGAACCACTACGTGTTCACCGGGTTCAAAGAGTGTGCGTACCTCCACCCGGAAACCTACGAGTCCGATTCGTCGGTTCGAGAGCGACTCGGTCTCGAGGCCGACGAGCCCTACGCCCTTCTCCGGCTCAACGCCTTCGGCTCGCAACACGACGTCGGGAAACGGGGGCTCACGGACGAGGACTGTCGACGGCTTGTCGACCGCATCGGCGACGACGTGACGGTGCTCGTCTCTGACGAGGGCGGCGACGCCGACCTCGAGGGACTTTCGGCTCGCTCCTTCGACCTCCACCCCGCGTTGATGCACGACGCGCTCGCCGAGGCCGACCTGCTCGTTGCCGATACGCAGACGATGGTTACCGAAGCAGCGCTGCTCGGCACGCCGGCGATTCGGTCGAACTCTTTCGTCGGCGACGACGACATGGGGAACTTCGTCGAACTCGAGAACCGGGGCCTGATTCACAACGTCGCGTCGGCCGACGCGATCCTCGATCGGGCCGTGCCGCTGCTCGAGGCCGACGATACTGCCCAGACGTGGCAGCGACGGCGCAACGCCTTGCTCGCCGAGAAGGTCAATCTCACCGACGTCATCGTCGACGTTGCGCTCAATCTGGGTGCCGTCGACGACCTTGAGCGACTTGAGCAGTTCGGGCAGACGCCGGAATCCGAGCCGGCGACGTCGGTCGGTGTTGGCGGCGACTGA
- a CDS encoding polysaccharide deacetylase family protein produces MSSDADRSSPASQDSSPVVDGRGRRIRLPSGDGSADGQLSRVDALPDDAEFALCLTHDVDRPYKGIRSLYYATQERPRYHLRTALSSSNPYWQFGELMQLEDELGVRSAFYFLDEQHLLADRPVSEWVSPSNWVQHLGRYDITSNEISAVIQALDAGGWEVGLHGSYHSPTDRDRLRDEKRELEAVLGESVTGGRQHHLRLSVPETWHHHREIGLEYDASLGSTTECGFHGCYQPLRPFDDGFVVFPLTIMDQALPDPGTSFEAARRVCERLLTEAAANDAVMTVLWHPRYFNEQEFPGHRTLYRWLLERAQELGAWIGSPGAFREAVDIDGADDTQPTETQSAGNSVDGTSPTAPRANVRDRP; encoded by the coding sequence ATGAGCAGCGACGCCGACCGGTCGAGTCCAGCGAGTCAGGACTCGAGTCCGGTCGTCGACGGGCGTGGCCGACGGATACGGCTGCCGTCCGGTGACGGATCCGCGGACGGACAGCTCTCGCGTGTCGACGCCCTCCCCGACGACGCCGAGTTCGCGCTCTGTCTGACTCACGACGTCGATCGGCCGTACAAAGGCATTCGGTCGCTGTACTACGCGACACAGGAACGCCCCCGTTATCACCTCCGAACGGCACTGTCGTCGTCGAACCCGTACTGGCAGTTCGGCGAACTCATGCAACTCGAGGACGAGTTAGGCGTTCGATCGGCGTTTTACTTCCTGGACGAGCAGCACCTCCTCGCGGACCGGCCGGTCAGCGAGTGGGTCTCGCCGTCGAACTGGGTGCAACACCTCGGTCGGTACGACATCACCAGCAACGAGATCAGCGCCGTCATCCAGGCGCTCGACGCCGGCGGCTGGGAAGTCGGTCTCCACGGCTCCTATCACTCGCCAACCGATCGGGATCGGTTGCGGGACGAGAAACGCGAACTCGAGGCCGTCCTCGGCGAGTCGGTCACCGGTGGCCGCCAGCACCACCTCCGGCTGAGCGTGCCCGAGACGTGGCACCACCACCGGGAGATCGGCCTCGAGTACGACGCGAGCCTCGGTTCGACGACGGAGTGTGGCTTTCACGGCTGCTATCAGCCGCTCAGACCGTTCGACGACGGGTTTGTCGTCTTCCCGCTGACGATCATGGATCAAGCGCTGCCGGACCCCGGAACGAGCTTCGAGGCTGCCCGTCGAGTCTGCGAGCGACTGCTGACGGAGGCTGCAGCCAACGACGCCGTCATGACGGTGCTCTGGCACCCTCGATACTTCAACGAACAGGAGTTCCCCGGCCACCGCACGCTGTATCGCTGGCTCCTCGAGCGGGCACAGGAACTCGGCGCGTGGATCGGCTCGCCCGGCGCGTTCCGCGAGGCCGTCGACATCGACGGCGCGGACGACACGCAACCGACTGAAACACAGTCAGCTGGTAACTCGGTCGACGGGACGTCACCGACGGCTCCTCGAGCCAACGTGAGGGATCGGCCATGA
- a CDS encoding PGF-pre-PGF domain-containing protein, whose translation MRANALAAVAVAALLVVGGIGGIVQLSAANTGTSAAQASLQPADSYVVEQGDSCQPIEPLSSNGTVESFYDYRNHETHSEDEDRMYSSYGTQHLQEDDTSLLFLHEGTDGMSLVMVNDRLEGDTEGGAATFDIVGLPAEAEWVVQDDLYDGESNMAEWDNGDGWAAASWIWSESRTDGGAIQGGLNDQFAVTIHPAFNEDAEHYDNEDLYDPEFHGNGTIEEWEVLSGDADDPDRTTLESLEEPVTIRTGTCDSPSVTYDRTDDSTTASIEGASADDQLPLQSTAGTEDGVTFETVELTGVEGSTTVTFENSQPEGLPDSPAGVDSLSHLTITGDAVSTASATVTFSVDADLLEEQGLDPADVALYAAEDGEWVETETTLSDESGTTYQFTAEVDSLESVTVAQQQSTGSESSIPGFEIGVAVAAIALLTTLWAVRNRER comes from the coding sequence ATGAGGGCGAACGCGCTGGCTGCCGTCGCCGTCGCCGCGCTGCTGGTGGTCGGCGGCATCGGAGGGATCGTACAGCTCTCTGCCGCAAATACGGGGACGAGTGCCGCACAGGCGAGTCTCCAACCGGCAGACAGCTACGTCGTCGAACAGGGTGATTCCTGTCAGCCGATCGAACCGCTGTCGAGCAACGGCACGGTCGAGTCGTTCTACGACTACCGGAATCACGAAACACACTCCGAGGACGAGGATCGAATGTACAGTTCGTACGGCACCCAGCACTTACAGGAAGACGATACGAGTCTGCTCTTCTTGCACGAGGGAACCGACGGAATGAGCCTCGTCATGGTCAACGATCGACTCGAGGGCGACACCGAGGGTGGCGCCGCCACGTTCGATATCGTTGGCCTGCCAGCCGAGGCTGAGTGGGTCGTCCAGGACGATCTCTACGACGGCGAATCGAACATGGCCGAGTGGGACAACGGTGACGGCTGGGCCGCTGCATCCTGGATCTGGAGCGAATCCAGAACTGACGGTGGGGCGATTCAGGGCGGTCTCAACGATCAGTTCGCCGTGACGATTCATCCGGCGTTCAACGAGGACGCAGAACACTACGACAACGAGGACCTGTACGATCCCGAGTTCCACGGCAACGGAACGATCGAAGAGTGGGAGGTCCTCTCCGGCGACGCCGACGATCCTGATCGAACGACGCTCGAGTCGCTCGAGGAGCCAGTAACGATCCGGACCGGAACGTGTGACAGCCCATCGGTCACGTACGACCGAACCGATGACAGCACGACAGCGAGCATCGAAGGCGCGTCGGCTGACGACCAGCTTCCACTGCAATCGACGGCCGGTACGGAAGACGGCGTCACCTTCGAGACGGTCGAACTGACCGGAGTCGAGGGGAGCACCACGGTGACGTTCGAGAACAGCCAGCCCGAGGGGCTTCCGGACTCGCCCGCCGGGGTCGATTCGCTGTCACACCTGACGATAACCGGCGACGCCGTGTCAACAGCCTCGGCGACAGTGACGTTCAGCGTCGACGCGGATCTCCTCGAGGAACAGGGACTCGATCCTGCGGACGTCGCACTCTACGCGGCCGAGGACGGTGAGTGGGTCGAAACCGAGACGACGCTGAGCGACGAATCCGGCACGACGTACCAGTTCACAGCCGAGGTCGACTCGCTCGAGTCCGTCACCGTGGCCCAACAGCAGTCGACGGGGTCCGAATCGTCGATCCCCGGCTTCGAGATCGGCGTCGCCGTCGCGGCGATCGCGTTACTCACCACGCTGTGGGCGGTGCGCAATCGCGAACGCTAA